One Dermacentor andersoni chromosome 6, qqDerAnde1_hic_scaffold, whole genome shotgun sequence genomic window carries:
- the LOC126522118 gene encoding uncharacterized protein — MGPYYPNPYLALQHVTTCLPTLPQQQQQQHPQARQAQQHQQQHPLQNGIGQMARPSTSSAMFAASSCATMTRPSTSHNSGGMLFQKKQRSRPDSNEPDSEDDLDDQDSADEQLPSRRRTGGGSKGVTSYSIEDILKKPGDSPAGRSRAPHRRTATWSSDDGSANGTSPQHPKGHSKSEQESSLEAEVTSSSADAECNGLPPATSQQQLTEQTTAAAAAAAAAAAVAAFQPQAAALALWAGAAASSPGSVGFASFPFTRFAPMMAPFPCSYFSQMAAIYPHAQPPQPSSSSIEPAIVVDSNIVADSATSPSPAAEAPTNTMHSKPSSLALTP, encoded by the exons ATGGGGCCATACTACCCCAATCCTTACTTGGCCCTGCAGCACGTCACCACCTGCCTGCCCACACTGccccagcagcaacagcagcagcatccgCAGGCCCGGCAGGCACAACAGCATCAGCAGCAACACCCGCTACAGAACGGTATTGGCCAGATGGCGCGACCTTCCACCTCGTCAGCCATGTTTGCCGCCTCTTCGTGTGCGACCATGACGCGGCCTTCGACATCGCATAACTCTGGAGGAATGCTCTTCCAAAAGAAGCAGCGGAGCAGGCC CGACTCGAACGAGCCTGACTCGGAGGACGACCTCGACGACCAAGACTCGGCGGACGAGCAGTTGCCGTCGAGACGGCGCACCGGCGGAGGCAGCAAGGGCGTCACGTCGTACTCCATCGAGGACATTCTCAAGAAACCGGGCGACTCTCCCGCTGGAAGGTCCAGGGCCCCCCACAGGAGAACGGCGACTTGGAGCTCCGACGACGGAAGCGCGAACGGCACGTCGCCACAGCATCCCAAAG GCCACTCGAAGTCGGAACAGGAGTCAAGTCTGGAGGCGGAAGTGACGTCATCGTCGGCCGACGCCGAGTGCAACGGGCTGCCACCTGCCACGTCCCAGCAGCAGCTAACCGAACAGACGAccgccgcggcagcagcagcggctgcaGCCGCAGCCGTAGCGGCTTTCCAGCCCCAAGCGGCAGCTCTGGCTCTGTGGGCCGGAGCAGCAGCATCTAGCCCAGGCAGCGTAGGATTCGCGTCATTCCCGTTCACGAGGTTCGCACCCATGATGGCGCCGTTCCCGTGCTCCTACTTCTCGCAAATGGCCGCCATCTACCCGCACGCCCAGCCGCCACAGCCATCGTCGTCGTCCATCGAGCCGGCGATCGTGGTGGACAGCAACATCGTTGCTGATTCGGCAACTTCGCCGTCTCCCGCGGCGGAAGCACCGACTAACACGATGCATTCAAAGCCGAGTTCGCTGGCACTGACTCCGTGA